A single genomic interval of Caballeronia sp. NK8 harbors:
- a CDS encoding xanthine dehydrogenase family protein subunit M: MKAAAFEYVKAASLADALRELKDAKPISGSQSMGPMLNLRLARPGRVVDVSRIADLRTVSEAGDFVRVGAAVTHAEIEDGKHALLRHPFMQHVASGIAYRAIRNRGTIGGSLAHADPAADWPLALSALDARLELSKAGATRQVRAGDFMLGAFTTLLEDGEIITTVLLPKLGPTLRWGYYKLCRKTGEFPHASAAAAFDARTGLARVVLGALDGPPTALDELARQIAQRGPAAATEDALAQAVAGAMPNADGIDRQIHTAALERCLAQAFGVSSANTV; encoded by the coding sequence ATGAAAGCCGCTGCATTCGAGTATGTGAAAGCCGCGTCCTTGGCCGACGCGCTCAGGGAACTGAAGGACGCAAAGCCGATATCGGGCAGCCAGTCGATGGGCCCGATGCTGAACCTGCGTCTTGCACGGCCGGGCCGCGTCGTCGATGTATCGCGCATCGCCGATCTGCGCACGGTGTCCGAAGCGGGCGACTTCGTGCGCGTCGGCGCAGCAGTGACGCATGCTGAAATAGAAGACGGCAAGCACGCGCTCCTGCGTCATCCGTTCATGCAGCATGTGGCGAGCGGCATCGCGTATCGCGCGATCCGCAATCGCGGCACGATCGGCGGCAGTCTCGCCCATGCCGATCCCGCCGCCGACTGGCCGCTTGCGCTGTCCGCGCTGGATGCGCGTCTGGAACTGTCGAAGGCCGGCGCGACACGGCAAGTGCGCGCGGGCGACTTCATGCTGGGCGCATTCACGACGCTGCTGGAAGACGGCGAGATCATCACCACGGTGCTGTTGCCGAAGCTCGGCCCGACGCTGCGCTGGGGTTACTACAAACTCTGCCGCAAGACCGGCGAATTTCCGCACGCGAGCGCGGCTGCCGCTTTCGATGCGCGCACCGGACTCGCACGCGTGGTGCTCGGCGCGCTCGACGGCCCGCCGACCGCGCTCGACGAACTTGCGCGACAGATAGCGCAGCGCGGGCCGGCAGCCGCCACAGAGGATGCGCTCGCGCAGGCCGTCGCAGGCGCGATGCCCAACGCGGACGGCATCGACCGGCAGATTCATACGGCGGCGCTCGAGCGTTGTCTTGCGCAGGCGTTCGGCGTGTCGAGCGCGAATACAGTTTAA
- a CDS encoding amidohydrolase family protein, translating to MTKRIRKIALEEHFSTPGFQGYSKSFTQHIAPEVLRDLAARLTDFDEQRIVEMDRAGIDYTILSQTGPSVQGEPDAALAISRAKESNDFLAQQIARHPARFGGFATLPMHGAKAASDELTRTVRELGFKGALVNGHTLGVYYDDRAYDPFWATMQELDVPLYLHPTDAFVNPRVLDGHLELAGATWGWGVETGSHALRLLFSGVFDRFPNLKIILGHMGEGLPYLRWRFDSRFAVYSHGVSLERAPSEYIGTNILITTSGVCSAPALMGAIGEMGAQAVMFSVDYPYESTEIAAEFIERAPLDDATRALVCHGNAERIFRL from the coding sequence ATGACAAAGCGGATTCGCAAGATCGCCCTGGAAGAGCATTTCAGCACGCCGGGTTTTCAGGGTTATTCGAAGAGTTTCACGCAGCATATCGCGCCCGAAGTGTTGCGCGATCTCGCCGCGCGTCTCACTGATTTCGATGAACAGCGCATCGTGGAAATGGATCGCGCGGGCATCGACTATACGATTCTTTCGCAGACGGGTCCGAGCGTGCAGGGCGAACCCGATGCCGCGCTCGCGATCAGCCGCGCGAAAGAGAGCAACGACTTTCTCGCGCAGCAGATTGCGCGTCATCCCGCGCGCTTCGGCGGCTTTGCGACCCTGCCGATGCATGGCGCAAAAGCGGCATCGGATGAACTGACGCGCACCGTTCGCGAACTCGGCTTCAAGGGTGCGCTCGTCAACGGTCATACGCTCGGCGTCTACTACGACGATCGCGCCTACGACCCCTTCTGGGCGACGATGCAGGAACTCGACGTCCCGCTGTATCTGCATCCGACCGATGCATTCGTGAATCCGCGCGTGCTCGACGGTCATCTCGAACTCGCGGGCGCGACCTGGGGCTGGGGCGTGGAAACCGGCAGTCATGCATTGCGCCTGCTGTTCAGCGGCGTGTTCGACCGCTTCCCGAATCTGAAGATCATTCTCGGTCACATGGGTGAAGGCCTGCCGTATCTGCGCTGGCGCTTCGACAGCCGCTTCGCGGTGTATTCGCATGGCGTGAGCCTCGAACGCGCGCCTTCTGAATACATCGGCACGAACATCCTGATCACGACGTCGGGCGTGTGTTCCGCGCCCGCGCTCATGGGCGCGATCGGCGAAATGGGCGCGCAGGCGGTGATGTTCTCCGTCGACTATCCGTATGAGTCCACCGAGATCGCGGCGGAATTCATCGAACGCGCGCCGCTCGATGACGCCACGCGCGCGCTCGTCTGTCACGGCAACGCCGAACGAATCTTCCGCCTTTGA
- a CDS encoding Asp/Glu racemase, whose protein sequence is MTKTYRIGQIVPSSNTTMETEIPAMLLARQTIRPERFTFHSSRMRMKKVVKEELAAMDAESDRCAVELSDARVDVLGYACLVAIMAMGHGYHRVSQKRLHERTVENGGEAPVITSAGALVDALKVIGAKRVVVVTPYMLPLTELVVDYIRNEDYDVIDYRALEIPDNLDVGRHDPSRLPEIVMSMRYQEADAIVLSACVQMPSLPVIAKVEAMTGKPVVTAAVATTYAMLKQLGLEAVVPGAGALLSGAY, encoded by the coding sequence ATGACGAAGACCTATCGCATCGGCCAGATCGTGCCGAGTTCGAACACGACGATGGAGACCGAGATTCCCGCGATGCTGCTCGCGCGTCAGACGATCCGCCCCGAGCGCTTCACGTTTCATTCGAGCCGCATGCGTATGAAAAAGGTCGTGAAGGAAGAACTCGCCGCAATGGACGCGGAGTCGGACCGCTGCGCCGTCGAGCTTTCCGATGCGCGCGTCGATGTGCTCGGCTATGCGTGTCTTGTCGCGATCATGGCGATGGGGCATGGCTACCATCGCGTGTCGCAAAAGCGCCTGCATGAGCGCACGGTTGAGAACGGCGGCGAGGCGCCTGTCATCACGAGTGCGGGCGCGCTCGTCGATGCCCTGAAGGTGATCGGCGCGAAGCGTGTCGTGGTGGTCACGCCTTACATGTTGCCGCTGACGGAACTCGTCGTCGACTATATCCGCAACGAAGACTACGACGTGATCGATTATCGCGCGCTCGAAATTCCCGACAATCTCGATGTCGGCCGTCATGATCCGAGCCGGCTGCCGGAGATCGTCATGTCGATGCGCTATCAGGAAGCCGATGCCATCGTGCTGTCCGCCTGCGTGCAGATGCCGTCGCTGCCGGTCATCGCGAAGGTCGAGGCGATGACGGGCAAGCCGGTCGTCACCGCCGCCGTTGCGACGACTTACGCGATGCTCAAGCAACTCGGGCTCGAAGCGGTCGTGCCCGGCGCGGGCGCACTGCTGTCCGGCGCTTATTGA
- a CDS encoding alpha/beta fold hydrolase: protein MSTYRYGGNVHANGIRQHYLRYGDERPGRDPVIIVPGITSPAITWGFVAEHLGKVFDVYVLDVRGRGLSSASDALDYSLDAQAADLIAFATALGFERYSVVGHSMGARIGIRAACSKPAGLTRLAMIDPPVSGPGRRPYPSQLPWYVDSIRQSREGMSAEAMRAFCPTWTEAQLALRAEWLHTCDERAIRASFEGFHTDDIHADLPYLAMPALLVTAGRGDVVRDTDVDEIRTLVPHLVHTPVQNAGHMIPWDDEAGFHAALGDFLGASVPPLDEGGKHARQ from the coding sequence ATGTCGACCTATCGATACGGCGGCAACGTTCACGCGAACGGCATCCGCCAGCATTATCTGCGCTATGGCGACGAGCGACCGGGACGCGATCCGGTGATCATCGTCCCGGGCATCACGAGCCCTGCGATCACTTGGGGATTCGTCGCGGAGCATCTCGGCAAGGTGTTCGATGTCTATGTCCTCGACGTACGCGGGCGTGGATTGTCGTCGGCATCCGATGCGCTCGATTACAGTCTCGATGCGCAAGCCGCCGATCTGATCGCGTTCGCAACTGCATTGGGATTCGAGCGTTACAGCGTCGTCGGCCACTCGATGGGCGCGCGCATCGGCATTCGCGCGGCGTGTTCGAAGCCAGCCGGCTTGACGCGTCTCGCGATGATCGATCCGCCCGTTTCGGGTCCGGGGCGCCGTCCTTATCCGTCGCAGTTGCCGTGGTATGTCGATTCGATTCGCCAGTCGCGCGAGGGCATGAGCGCCGAGGCGATGCGCGCCTTCTGTCCGACATGGACCGAAGCGCAACTCGCCTTGCGCGCCGAATGGCTGCATACCTGCGACGAACGCGCGATACGCGCGAGCTTCGAAGGCTTCCACACCGACGACATCCACGCCGATCTTCCGTATCTCGCGATGCCCGCGTTGCTCGTCACTGCAGGCAGAGGCGATGTCGTGCGCGATACCGACGTCGACGAAATCCGTACGCTCGTGCCGCATCTCGTTCATACGCCTGTGCAGAACGCAGGCCACATGATTCCCTGGGACGACGAAGCCGGCTTTCATGCGGCGCTCGGCGATTTTCTCGGCGCATCCGTGCCGCCGCTCGATGAAGGAGGCAAGCATGCCCGTCAGTGA
- a CDS encoding 2Fe-2S iron-sulfur cluster-binding protein, which yields MSVIELNINDRSVRSDVESRLHLGDFLRDTHNLTGTHLGCEHGVCGACTVLVDGEPVRSCITFAVACDQQKVRTIEGFDDDELMKRLRHAFSIYHGLQCGYCTPGMLITARDIARRIPDADEARIRLELSGNLCRCTGYMGIVAAIKSVLADLKANPIAEAPVPRAVVSDATTSAPAFQTFAAAPASAPQAPVAASVASTDQPATLRKGWTAIDDSFVVPFALDKVWAFMGDLPSVTSCLPGAELVEHDGESVKGRIAIKFGPMSANFAGAARLERDDAAHRAVMRGAGQDNISRSRANGDVTYALTSEAGGNETRVAVTLEYMLQGPLAQFSRSGLVKDFVRRMIADFGARITAQLGGSAAPEAGAAASSAKFNAGSLVWSVVWGRIKQLFGKGG from the coding sequence ATGTCCGTCATCGAACTCAACATCAACGACCGTTCCGTGCGCAGCGATGTCGAATCGCGCCTGCATCTCGGCGACTTTCTTCGCGACACGCACAACCTGACCGGCACGCACCTCGGCTGCGAGCACGGCGTATGCGGCGCGTGTACCGTGCTCGTCGACGGCGAGCCGGTGCGCTCGTGCATCACCTTCGCGGTCGCGTGCGATCAGCAGAAGGTTCGCACCATCGAAGGCTTCGACGACGACGAACTCATGAAGCGTCTGCGCCATGCCTTCTCGATATATCACGGCCTGCAATGCGGCTACTGCACGCCCGGCATGCTGATCACGGCGCGCGATATCGCGCGGCGCATTCCCGATGCCGACGAAGCGCGCATCCGGCTCGAACTGTCCGGCAATCTGTGCCGATGTACGGGCTATATGGGCATCGTCGCGGCGATCAAATCGGTGCTCGCCGATCTGAAAGCGAATCCGATCGCAGAAGCGCCTGTGCCGCGCGCAGTTGTCAGCGATGCAACGACCTCGGCGCCCGCGTTTCAAACCTTCGCGGCCGCGCCGGCCAGCGCGCCGCAAGCACCTGTGGCTGCAAGCGTTGCATCGACCGATCAGCCCGCGACGCTTCGCAAGGGCTGGACCGCGATCGACGACAGCTTCGTCGTGCCCTTCGCACTCGACAAGGTGTGGGCCTTCATGGGCGATCTGCCTTCGGTCACTTCATGCTTGCCCGGCGCGGAACTGGTCGAACACGACGGCGAAAGCGTGAAGGGCAGAATTGCGATCAAGTTCGGTCCGATGTCCGCGAACTTCGCGGGCGCGGCGCGCCTCGAACGCGACGACGCCGCGCATCGCGCCGTCATGCGCGGCGCGGGGCAGGACAACATCAGCCGGTCGCGCGCCAACGGCGACGTCACCTATGCATTGACGAGCGAAGCGGGCGGCAACGAGACGCGTGTGGCCGTCACGCTCGAATACATGCTGCAAGGGCCGCTCGCGCAGTTTTCACGTTCGGGGCTCGTGAAGGATTTCGTGCGCCGCATGATCGCGGATTTCGGGGCGCGCATCACGGCGCAGCTTGGCGGAAGCGCGGCGCCCGAGGCGGGTGCGGCGGCATCGTCAGCGAAATTCAATGCGGGCAGCCTCGTATGGAGCGTCGTCTGGGGGCGCATCAAACAGCTATTCGGCAAGGGCGGTTGA
- a CDS encoding 2,5-dihydroxypyridine 5,6-dioxygenase, producing MPVSDYQMVDAWTQVLKLSRLEAGQTVTILTSASTHPQTLSTALIATQSMGAIVNRLDLPPVNGEKALSRDSLAYLGTTPLTGNRAAIAALKESDLVLDLMTLLFSPEQLDILKTGTKILLAVEPPEVLTRLVPTPADRERVLAAQARIARAKEMHIVSAAGTDFHCPLGEFEPIAEYGFVDEPGRWDHWPSGFALTFPNDGRAHGRIVIDRGDILLPQKSYAQERIELTVEGGYATRIEGGVDAQLLSEYMATFNDPEAYAISHIGWGLQPRAHWSTLGLYDREATIGMDARAFEGNFLFSLGPNNEAGGSRTTTCHIDIPLRHCDVFLDGEPVVRDGVVLDR from the coding sequence ATGCCCGTCAGTGACTATCAGATGGTCGATGCGTGGACTCAGGTGCTCAAGCTCTCGCGCCTCGAAGCCGGGCAGACCGTGACCATTCTCACGAGCGCATCGACGCATCCGCAAACGCTTTCGACCGCGCTGATCGCGACGCAATCGATGGGCGCGATCGTCAATCGTCTCGATCTGCCGCCCGTCAACGGCGAGAAGGCGTTGAGCCGCGATTCGCTCGCCTATCTCGGCACGACGCCCTTGACCGGCAATCGCGCCGCCATCGCCGCGTTGAAGGAAAGCGATCTCGTACTCGATCTGATGACCTTGCTGTTCTCGCCCGAGCAACTCGATATTCTCAAGACCGGCACGAAGATTCTGCTCGCGGTGGAACCGCCCGAAGTGCTCACGCGCCTCGTGCCGACACCCGCCGATCGTGAACGCGTGCTCGCCGCGCAGGCGCGCATCGCGCGCGCGAAGGAGATGCATATCGTGTCTGCCGCGGGCACGGATTTCCATTGTCCGCTGGGCGAATTCGAACCGATTGCCGAATACGGTTTCGTCGATGAACCCGGTCGCTGGGATCATTGGCCGAGCGGCTTCGCGCTGACGTTTCCGAACGATGGCCGGGCGCATGGCCGCATCGTGATCGATCGCGGCGATATCCTGCTGCCGCAGAAGAGCTACGCGCAGGAGCGCATCGAGCTGACCGTCGAAGGCGGCTATGCGACGCGTATCGAAGGCGGCGTCGATGCGCAACTGCTCAGCGAATACATGGCCACCTTCAACGATCCCGAAGCGTATGCGATCTCGCATATCGGCTGGGGATTGCAGCCGCGCGCGCACTGGTCGACGCTCGGACTGTATGACCGCGAGGCGACCATCGGCATGGATGCGCGCGCGTTCGAAGGCAACTTCCTGTTTTCGCTCGGCCCGAACAACGAAGCAGGCGGCAGCCGCACGACGACTTGCCATATCGACATTCCGCTGCGTCATTGCGATGTCTTTCTCGACGGCGAACCCGTCGTGCGCGATGGCGTGGTTCTCGATCGCTAA